A window of Synechococcus sp. WH 8109 genomic DNA:
TGTCCGAAGGAATCTTCGGCTCAGTGTTGGCAGGGCCTGCACCAGGCTCCACCGTCAGAAGGCCATCTTTGGTGGTGAGACGGAAGATCTCATCATCAGGATCAGCGATGTCCTGAGGATCCAAGGGCAGCAGGGTCTGAACCACGGGCTTGCAGCTCACCAGATTGATGAACTTGGTGAAGATCAGCTCAACGCGGTCAGTGCTTTCGGCCAGGAATTCAGCCAGCAGATCTGTGGAGATCGTATTGGCCTCATCGGCGGTGGGCACCTGTTCGAGACCGGAGAAGGTGGCCTGGATTGGGTAGTCGCGACGGGTGAAGTAGCCGATGGCTTTGGTACCGATCAGCAGCAGCTTCACATCGAAGCCCTTGCCCTTCAGCTCAGCAAAACGCTGTTCAGTGCGCTTGATGATGTTGGCGTTGTAGCCACCACACAGGCCTCGATCACCGGTAACCGCTACCAGGGTGATGGTCTCCACATTGCGCTGCTGCATCAGGGGAGAAGCAGCATCTTCGAAGCCCATGCGGGACTGGAGGTTTTCCAGAATCCGGGCCAGCCGATCCGCGAAGGGACGACTGCGGAGCACTTGCTCCTGGGCGCGGCGCACCTTGGCCGCAGCCACGAGGCGCATGGCCTCGGTGATCTTGCGGGTGTTTTTGACCGACTTAATTCGGTCTCGGATTTCCTTGAGATTCGCCATTTCGGCAGCTCCTTCAGGCCGCGGAAGCGACCATGGTGGACACGACTTCGGTGATGGCGTCCTTGAGGATCGCCTCAGCCTCAGGACTCATCACTTTCTTTTCCTGAATTTCGGTGATGAACTCCGCCTTATTGGACTTGAGGTACTCACGCAATTCACGGGAGAAGTCGACAACCTTTTCGACGGGGACGTCGTCGATAAGGCCCTTCACACCTGCGTAAACAATGGCGACCTGTTCAGCAAGGATCAGGGGGCTGAACTGAGGCTGCTTGAGCAGCTCACGCAGGCGCTTGCCGCGCTCCAGCTGCTGCTGGGTGGAAGCATCCAGGTCAGAAGCGAACTGGGAGAAGGCGGCCAGTTCGTCAAACTGGGCCAGCTCCAGTTTCAAGGTACCGGCAATCTTCTTGATGGCCTTGGTCTGGGCAGCACCACCCACCCGGCTCACAGAGATGCCCACGTTGATCGCAGGACGCAGACCTGAGTTGAACAGGTCGGAGCTGAGGAAGATCTGACCATCCGTGATCGAAATCACGTTGGTGGGGATGTAAGCCGAAACGTCTCCGGCCTGAGTCTCGATGATCGGCAGGGCGGTCATGGAACCCTTACCCATGGCGTCAGACAACTTGGCTGCACGCTCAAGCAGACGGCTGTGGCAATAGAAGACGTCTCCGGGATAGGCCTCACGACCGGGCGGACGACGCAGCAGAAGCGACATCTGGCGGTAAGCAGCAGCCTGCTTGGAAAGATCGTCGTAGATCACCAGGGTGGCTTTGCCCTTGTACATGAAGTACTCGGCGATAGTGGCGCCGGTGTAGGGAGCCAGGTACTGCAGCGCAGCGGGCTCGGAGGCGTTGGCCGCCACGATCACGGTGTAATCGAGGGCACCGCGCTCACGCAGCACTTCAACGACGTTGGCCACGGAAGCAGCCTTCTGACCAACAGCGACGTAGACGCAAATCATGTCCTGATCCGCCTGGTTCAGGATCGTGTCGATCGCGATGGCGGTCTTGCCGGTCTGGCGGTCACCAATGATCAGTTCGCGCTGGCCACGGCCAACGGGGATCATCGCGTCGATGGCGGTGATGCCGGTCTGCATCGGCTCGTGCACCGACTTGCGCTGAATGATGCCGGGCGCCATGGATTCGATGAGGCGCGTCTCGCTGGTGGCGATTTCGCCCTTGCCATCGATGGCGCGGCCCAGGGAGTTCACCACGCGGCCCAGCATGGCTTCACCCACGGGCACAGCGGCGATCTTGCCGGTGGCCTTCACCGTGCTGCCTTCCTGAATGCCGTAACCCTCACCCATCAGCACTGCGCCGACGTTGTCGTCTTCGAGGTTCAGGGCGATGCCTTCAGTGCCGTCCTCAAATTCAATAAGTTCGCCGGCCATGGCTTGCTGCAGGCCGTAAACACGGGCGATGCCATCGCCCACGGTCAGAACGGTGCCGACATTGCT
This region includes:
- the atpA gene encoding F0F1 ATP synthase subunit alpha; amino-acid sequence: MVSIRPDEISAILKKQIEDYDKSVSVSNVGTVLTVGDGIARVYGLQQAMAGELIEFEDGTEGIALNLEDDNVGAVLMGEGYGIQEGSTVKATGKIAAVPVGEAMLGRVVNSLGRAIDGKGEIATSETRLIESMAPGIIQRKSVHEPMQTGITAIDAMIPVGRGQRELIIGDRQTGKTAIAIDTILNQADQDMICVYVAVGQKAASVANVVEVLRERGALDYTVIVAANASEPAALQYLAPYTGATIAEYFMYKGKATLVIYDDLSKQAAAYRQMSLLLRRPPGREAYPGDVFYCHSRLLERAAKLSDAMGKGSMTALPIIETQAGDVSAYIPTNVISITDGQIFLSSDLFNSGLRPAINVGISVSRVGGAAQTKAIKKIAGTLKLELAQFDELAAFSQFASDLDASTQQQLERGKRLRELLKQPQFSPLILAEQVAIVYAGVKGLIDDVPVEKVVDFSRELREYLKSNKAEFITEIQEKKVMSPEAEAILKDAITEVVSTMVASAA
- a CDS encoding F0F1 ATP synthase subunit gamma; the protein is MANLKEIRDRIKSVKNTRKITEAMRLVAAAKVRRAQEQVLRSRPFADRLARILENLQSRMGFEDAASPLMQQRNVETITLVAVTGDRGLCGGYNANIIKRTEQRFAELKGKGFDVKLLLIGTKAIGYFTRRDYPIQATFSGLEQVPTADEANTISTDLLAEFLAESTDRVELIFTKFINLVSCKPVVQTLLPLDPQDIADPDDEIFRLTTKDGLLTVEPGAGPANTEPKIPSDIVFEQTPEQLLNALLPLYLQNQMLRSLQESAASELASRMTAMNNASDNAKELAKTLTLDYNKARQAAITQEILEVAGGAAAVG